The following coding sequences lie in one Methanothermobacter sp. MT-2 genomic window:
- a CDS encoding putative cadmium-transporting ATPase, producing MPCNHLKNKKIIFISIILFIIGFYLRYIGYELISFILFTVTVLIAGLGIFREAFTSLYHGRFTINLLITIAVIGAFSLGDYPEAALVVVLYYIAEYLEEYAAGQAHESIKNLMQLRPETANIKVGGKEVKVDASKVEPGNIMIIRPGDLIPLDGEIIDGSGDVDQSNITGEYKPVHKAIGDEVFAGTVNLEGYFEVKVTRKSERTIIARVIELIEKARMRRSSRELFMDKFASYYTPTIIVASILIALIPSIILGNPETWIYRALVLMVIACPCALVISVPVAMISGITAATREGILIKGSSYLEEISKIKRIVFDKTGTLTKGKLKIKEIKAYNDTDVLKIAASLEKGLKHPIAEAIMELADEKNIKTLKVNDPKYRPGYGIQGKIDGKNYFLGQNTRQDAETTSIFLESEGKTIGRIKLEDELRSSAPLLIKKLAKENIETIILTGDKPKVAEKLARELKIDKHFGGLLPEDKFDFIEDLRSAERVAMVGDGINDAPALAAADVGIAMGTRGSDIALDTADIVLIDDDLLKIHQLLELGRRTMRIVKENIFLSIIIKVSLALLSIFGLVSLWMAVGIGDMGLSLAVILNGLRNNKKIL from the coding sequence ATGCCATGTAACCATCTAAAAAACAAAAAAATCATATTCATATCCATTATCCTTTTTATCATAGGATTCTATCTGCGATACATAGGATACGAACTTATCTCTTTTATATTATTCACAGTAACTGTCCTTATAGCAGGTTTGGGTATATTCAGGGAGGCTTTCACATCCCTATACCATGGAAGGTTCACCATAAACCTTCTCATCACAATCGCCGTGATAGGAGCATTCTCACTTGGAGACTATCCAGAGGCAGCCCTAGTCGTTGTACTATATTATATCGCAGAATATCTAGAGGAATATGCAGCTGGCCAGGCACATGAATCTATAAAGAATCTCATGCAACTCAGGCCAGAAACAGCCAATATAAAAGTTGGTGGAAAAGAGGTTAAAGTGGACGCGAGTAAAGTCGAACCTGGAAATATAATGATCATCCGCCCCGGTGACCTCATACCATTAGACGGGGAGATAATAGATGGTTCAGGTGATGTTGACCAGTCAAATATTACAGGAGAATACAAACCAGTTCACAAGGCTATTGGAGATGAAGTTTTCGCGGGTACAGTGAACCTTGAAGGCTACTTTGAAGTTAAAGTCACAAGAAAATCTGAAAGGACAATCATAGCAAGGGTAATAGAACTTATAGAAAAGGCTAGGATGAGAAGATCATCCAGGGAACTTTTCATGGACAAATTCGCATCATATTATACGCCAACCATCATAGTAGCCAGCATACTAATAGCGCTAATCCCAAGCATAATACTAGGCAACCCAGAAACATGGATATACCGAGCCCTCGTACTAATGGTGATCGCATGCCCCTGCGCCCTTGTAATATCAGTACCAGTCGCCATGATATCAGGGATAACAGCAGCCACAAGAGAAGGCATACTAATCAAAGGTTCAAGTTACCTAGAAGAAATCTCCAAGATAAAAAGGATAGTCTTTGACAAGACAGGCACACTAACAAAAGGTAAACTAAAAATAAAAGAAATAAAAGCATACAATGACACTGATGTGCTCAAGATCGCCGCTTCACTAGAAAAAGGACTAAAACATCCAATAGCAGAAGCCATAATGGAATTAGCAGATGAAAAAAACATTAAAACATTAAAGGTCAATGATCCTAAGTACAGGCCAGGATATGGTATCCAAGGAAAAATCGACGGTAAAAATTACTTCCTAGGCCAAAACACCCGCCAAGATGCAGAAACAACATCAATATTCTTGGAAAGTGAAGGTAAAACCATTGGGAGGATAAAATTAGAGGATGAGCTAAGATCATCAGCCCCACTATTAATAAAAAAGTTAGCCAAGGAAAATATCGAAACCATAATCTTAACTGGTGATAAACCAAAGGTTGCGGAGAAACTAGCCAGGGAACTTAAAATAGATAAACATTTTGGGGGTTTGCTCCCAGAAGACAAATTCGACTTCATAGAAGATCTACGATCTGCTGAGAGGGTTGCTATGGTTGGTGATGGTATCAACGATGCCCCTGCACTTGCAGCAGCCGATGTGGGTATTGCCATGGGAACCAGAGGCTCTGACATAGCACTCGACACAGCTGATATAGTGCTTATAGATGATGATCTTCTTAAAATCCACCAACTCCTAGAACTTGGAAGAAGAACCATGAGAATAGTTAAAGAAAACATATTCCTTTCAATAATAATTAAAGTATCATTAGCTCTTCTCTCAATCTTCGGACTAGTATCATTATGGATGGCCGTAGGTATTGGTGATATGGGACTTTCACTTGCAGTAATCCTCAATGGACTGCGCAACAACAAAAAGATTTTATAA
- a CDS encoding putative pyridoxamine 5'-phosphate oxidase: MLNDEMIDAIEKNLVFVATASSDGTPNLVPIGFTRPIDDKRILIVDVFMKKTINNLEENPKISIIVQNVKEHPYQFKGTAKIFKSGKFFEEAVEWAQNVMSEVEPKSAILMTVEEIYTVKPGPDAGKRIK, from the coding sequence ATGTTAAATGATGAGATGATAGATGCTATAGAAAAAAATCTTGTTTTTGTGGCAACAGCAAGCAGCGACGGCACACCCAATCTGGTGCCAATAGGCTTCACCCGGCCCATTGACGATAAAAGAATCCTCATAGTAGACGTGTTCATGAAAAAAACCATCAACAACCTTGAAGAAAACCCTAAAATATCCATTATAGTCCAGAATGTCAAAGAACACCCCTATCAGTTCAAAGGCACAGCGAAGATATTCAAATCAGGCAAATTTTTCGAAGAAGCGGTTGAATGGGCCCAGAATGTTATGAGTGAAGTTGAACCGAAATCAGCAATCCTAATGACAGTAGAAGAAATATACACTGTAAAACCGGGGCCAGACGCGGGTAAAAGGATAAAATAG
- a CDS encoding asparagine synthetase, with translation MGAIAGFIGKGALPKLLKMLRILKHRGPDSTGIYYNGKTIKEIKPLNAQVEDLLGFSANYKFKGRIVDVAIGHNLLITDDEISQPIGDESVIVCDGRLYNMGGSESGCEIILDFLEDHGIKALQIIMDKFDGDYSFAFFDGENIILARDPIGVKPLHYKVGEDFMAFASERKALWGLGIKDTESLPPGSALINNKIIKLKKLPEENKKDWDYDLAKEKLAKALKEAVKERVRGLKRVGVLFSGGVDSTLVTFIARKYTKPTLYTVGVEGSQDLIFAEKAANELEMNTRTIKVTEEMIRDALRPVITAIEEFNIMKIGVAMPLYFASKAANTDGLQVILAGQGADELFGGYHRHLQIYKEGGNKLVEAFKADIQNMYHVNLERDDAIAMAASTELRVPFLDREIINIAFNIPIEYKIKGSDDTLRKHILRDLALDMGVPDFIAKRPKKAAQYGSGIDKILRKRILPGFDYESFMENLKMEFYKGYRG, from the coding sequence ATGGGGGCAATAGCAGGTTTCATAGGTAAAGGGGCCCTCCCAAAGCTCCTTAAAATGTTAAGGATCCTGAAACATCGCGGACCAGACTCCACAGGAATATATTATAATGGTAAAACAATAAAGGAGATTAAACCATTAAATGCGCAAGTGGAGGATCTTCTAGGTTTTTCTGCCAATTACAAATTTAAAGGAAGGATAGTTGATGTGGCCATAGGCCATAACCTTCTCATTACTGATGATGAAATCTCCCAGCCTATAGGAGATGAGAGTGTAATAGTCTGTGATGGTAGATTATACAATATGGGGGGATCTGAGTCTGGTTGTGAGATTATCTTAGATTTTTTGGAGGATCATGGAATAAAAGCCCTTCAGATTATCATGGACAAGTTTGATGGGGATTATTCATTCGCATTCTTTGATGGTGAGAATATCATACTTGCAAGGGATCCTATAGGTGTCAAACCACTCCATTACAAGGTTGGAGAGGACTTCATGGCATTTGCATCTGAGCGCAAAGCCCTCTGGGGACTAGGTATAAAAGATACTGAAAGTTTACCACCAGGATCCGCCCTAATAAACAATAAGATTATAAAATTGAAAAAATTGCCAGAAGAAAACAAAAAAGACTGGGATTATGATCTGGCCAAGGAAAAATTAGCAAAGGCGCTTAAAGAAGCCGTTAAAGAGAGAGTCAGGGGCCTTAAAAGGGTTGGTGTCCTATTTTCTGGTGGTGTTGACAGCACACTAGTCACTTTTATTGCGAGAAAATATACAAAACCCACATTATATACAGTAGGGGTTGAAGGATCCCAGGATCTTATATTCGCAGAAAAAGCCGCCAATGAACTTGAAATGAACACTAGAACCATAAAAGTTACTGAGGAGATGATCAGGGACGCTCTAAGACCAGTCATAACAGCCATAGAAGAATTTAATATTATGAAGATAGGTGTGGCAATGCCATTATATTTCGCATCCAAAGCCGCTAACACCGATGGACTACAAGTCATCCTAGCAGGGCAGGGAGCCGATGAACTATTCGGAGGATACCATCGCCACCTTCAAATCTATAAAGAGGGTGGGAACAAACTTGTCGAGGCCTTCAAGGCCGATATACAGAATATGTACCATGTAAACCTTGAAAGGGATGATGCTATTGCAATGGCAGCAAGTACAGAACTAAGGGTTCCGTTCCTTGATAGGGAAATTATAAACATAGCCTTTAATATACCAATAGAATATAAGATAAAAGGTAGTGATGATACTTTGAGGAAGCATATACTCCGCGACTTAGCGCTGGATATGGGAGTGCCGGATTTTATCGCCAAAAGACCTAAAAAGGCTGCTCAGTACGGGTCTGGGATAGATAAAATTTTGAGGAAGAGGATACTTCCTGGTTTCGATTATGAATCATTCATGGAAAATCTGAAAATGGAATTTTATAAGGGGTATCGAGGATGA
- a CDS encoding aspartyl/glutamyl-tRNA amidotransferase, subunit C, protein MKIEKEAEKILEEFSKALERVPELEETHYIIDNLNRTRVDKKRKKDPERILRNAPVDEEGNIIVERGEWTQ, encoded by the coding sequence ATGAAAATAGAAAAGGAAGCTGAAAAGATCCTAGAGGAATTTTCAAAGGCCCTTGAAAGAGTGCCTGAACTCGAAGAGACGCACTATATCATAGACAATCTTAACAGGACAAGAGTTGACAAGAAAAGGAAAAAAGACCCTGAAAGGATACTGCGGAACGCGCCAGTAGACGAGGAAGGTAATATCATAGTAGAAAGGGGAGAATGGACACAATAA
- a CDS encoding predicted allosteric regulator of homoserine dehydrogenase has translation MRMSLLLELQDVPGQLVAALEPIASVGANIVTIIHERDAKTGAHVPVQITIEGDKKTLDLAIEKLTEKGVRIIEKDGVPLKEKINTILVGKISEEELKGIVDRINSLKGVKVADLSLKMSTTSSTIKITMEAEHESLNLLEEEIYHIGSKEGLLVITET, from the coding sequence TTGCGTATGAGCCTTCTTCTTGAACTCCAGGATGTCCCAGGGCAACTTGTAGCCGCCCTTGAACCAATAGCCAGTGTAGGTGCTAATATAGTGACCATAATCCATGAAAGGGATGCGAAAACAGGAGCACATGTACCAGTCCAGATAACCATCGAAGGAGATAAAAAAACACTAGACCTTGCAATAGAAAAACTAACAGAAAAAGGTGTTAGGATAATAGAAAAGGATGGAGTGCCACTAAAAGAAAAAATAAACACCATATTAGTAGGTAAGATCTCCGAGGAAGAACTAAAGGGGATAGTGGACAGGATAAACAGTCTCAAGGGAGTTAAAGTCGCTGACCTCTCCCTTAAAATGTCAACCACAAGTTCAACAATCAAAATCACAATGGAAGCAGAACACGAAAGCCTAAACCTCCTAGAAGAAGAGATATACCATATAGGATCAAAGGAAGGACTGCTAGTCATCACAGAAACATAA
- a CDS encoding homoserine dehydrogenase, with amino-acid sequence MKICIIGFGAVGQGVARAIKSTRERLKRKYNLKIDIVAVADSKGAAIQEKGLDPQKLIETKKEKGSIAYYPGYGHKGMEGLQVLDEIEYDCLVEVTPTNIITGEPGKSLITKAMNDGKDVVTSNKGHLSLFYGELIDLAKDSGVNFKFEASVGGAMPIINFAQETLPSCKIKSIIGILNGTTNFILSRMTAEGSSYEQTLKEAQELGIAETDPTQDVEGLDAACKSVILANAVLGRECTLKDVEVTGITSITPEAIELAKEDGYLIKLIAEISDDILRVSPRLVKETSPYAVDGTLNMATLRTDLAGEVTVIGRGAGSLETASAILTDIINIWRARQD; translated from the coding sequence ATGAAAATCTGTATCATAGGATTCGGCGCCGTTGGCCAAGGAGTTGCAAGAGCCATAAAATCAACAAGGGAAAGACTAAAAAGAAAATACAACCTCAAAATCGACATAGTGGCTGTTGCAGATTCCAAAGGAGCCGCGATACAAGAAAAAGGACTAGACCCCCAAAAGCTCATAGAAACCAAAAAAGAAAAAGGTAGCATAGCATACTATCCAGGATATGGCCATAAAGGCATGGAAGGACTCCAAGTACTCGATGAAATAGAATATGATTGTCTAGTGGAAGTCACACCCACAAATATCATAACCGGAGAACCAGGAAAATCCCTAATAACAAAGGCCATGAATGATGGAAAAGATGTTGTAACATCCAATAAAGGCCACCTATCATTATTCTACGGGGAACTGATCGACTTAGCCAAGGATTCTGGTGTAAATTTCAAATTCGAGGCTTCTGTTGGAGGCGCCATGCCCATAATAAATTTTGCACAGGAGACACTACCCTCCTGTAAGATAAAATCGATAATAGGAATACTTAATGGCACAACCAACTTCATCCTCTCAAGGATGACAGCCGAAGGATCATCCTATGAACAGACATTGAAAGAGGCCCAGGAACTTGGAATAGCGGAAACAGACCCTACACAGGATGTTGAGGGGTTGGATGCGGCTTGTAAATCTGTCATATTAGCGAACGCAGTCCTTGGGAGGGAATGCACCCTAAAGGATGTTGAGGTTACAGGGATCACAAGTATAACACCAGAAGCCATAGAACTTGCAAAAGAGGACGGATACCTTATAAAACTCATAGCAGAAATATCAGATGATATACTGCGCGTAAGCCCAAGGCTTGTGAAGGAAACATCACCATATGCTGTTGACGGCACCCTTAACATGGCAACACTCCGCACAGATCTTGCAGGAGAAGTAACAGTCATAGGCAGGGGCGCCGGCTCACTAGAAACAGCATCAGCAATACTCACAGACATAATAAATATATGGAGAGCCAGACAAGATTGA